In the genome of Globicephala melas chromosome 3, mGloMel1.2, whole genome shotgun sequence, one region contains:
- the LPAR2 gene encoding lysophosphatidic acid receptor 2: protein MVTMGQCYYNETIGFFYNNSGKELSSHWRPKDVVVVALGLTVSVLVLLTNLLVIAAIASNRRFHQPIYYLLGNLAAADLFAGVAYLFLMFHTGPRTARLSLQGWFLRQGLLDTSLTASVATLLAIAVERHRSVMAVQLHSRLPRGRVIMLIVGVWVAALGLGLLPAHSWHCLCALDRCSRMAPLLSRSYLAVWALSSLLVFLLMVAVYTRIFFYVRRRVQRMAEHVSCHPHYRETTLSLVKTVVIILGAFVVCWTPGQVVLLLDGLGCKSCNVLAVEKYFLLLAEANSLVNAVVYSCRDAEMRRTFRHLLCCLCLRRSTHKSVRYTSSTQTGPSTRIMLPENGHSLMDSTL, encoded by the exons ATGGTCACCATGGGCCAGTGCTACTACAATGAGACCATCGGCTTCTTCTACAACAACAGCGGCAAGGAGCTCAGCTCCCACTGGCGGCCCAAAGATGTGGTTGTGGTGGCACTGGGGCTGACTGTCAGCGTGCTGGTGCTGCTGACCAACCTGCTGGTCATCGCGGCCATCGCCTCCAACCGTCGCTTCCACCAGCCCATTTACTACCTGCTTGGCAACCTGGCCGCAGCTGACCTCTTTGCCGGTGTAGCCTACCTCTTCCTCATGTTCCATACAGGCCCGCGCACAGCCCGGCTCTCACTTCAGGGCTGGTTCTTGCGGCAGGGCCTGTTGGACACGAGCCTGACGGCGTCCGTGGCCACACTCCTGGCCATCGCTGTGGAGCGGCACCGCAGTGTGATGGCTGTGCAGCTGCACAGCCGCCTGCCCCGAGGCCGGGTCATCATGCTCATCGTGGGCGTGTGGGTGGCCgcgctgggcctggggctgctgccCGCCCACTCCTGGCACTGCCTCTGCGCCCTGGACCGCTGCTCGCGCATGGCCCCCCTGCTCAGCCGCTCCTACCTGGCCGTCTGGGCCCTGTCCAGCCTGCTCGTCTTCCTGCTCATGGTGGCTGTCTACACTCGCATCTTCTTCTATGTGAGGCGGCGGGTGCAGCGCATGGCAGAGCATGTCAGCTGCCACCCCCACTACCGTGAAACCACGCTCAGCCTGGTCAAGACTGTTGTCATCATCCTGG GGGCGTTTGTGGTCTGCTGGACACCGGGCCAGGTGGTGCTGCTTCTGGATGGTCTGGGCTGCAAGTCCTGCAACGTCCTGGCTGTGGAGAAATATTTCCTACTCTTAGCCGAGGCCAACTCGCTGGTCAACGCCGTGGTGTACTCATGCCGAGATGCTGAGATGCGCCGCACCTTCCGCCACCTCCTCTGCTGTCTGTGCCTTCGCCGGTCCACCCACAAGTCTGTTCGCTACACATCCTCCACCCAGACAGGCCCTAGCACTCGCATCATGCTTCCTGAGAATGGCCATTCCCTGATGGACTCCACCCTTTAG